The nucleotide window TAGTGGCTGGTGGCTAGTTGCCGTAACCAATTTCACTTGTCCAACGAGGACATCAGCCCGTTCAGGATTCGGCCTACTTCAGCGGAACGGCTGCTCAGAGCATCCTGCTCCTCTCTGGAGAGATACTCCAACTTTTCAGCAATGCGCAATTGCGTGTTGAGTTCGTAGAGGGAGCCCCGGGCATGACCAAGAAACTGCTTGAACTCCCCTGTCGACAGCCTGCCTTGCCCCTCCGCGATATTGCTCGGAATCGACACCGCCGCCCTCCGCAACTGCGCCGTGAGTCCGTAAACTTCGTCTTTAGGAAAACCCTTGGTGGCTCGATAGACCTCGGTAACAAGATCAACGCCTTTTTGCCATGCGATAAGGTCTTCATACGAGTGTAAAGCCATGTTTCCTCTCTTTCGCTGCTGATGGTTCGCTAGCCACTAGTCACTAGTCACTAGCCACTTAGCGCGCCCCGCGCGCCATCTCCGCCGCCCTCATCAACGCCTGTGCTTTCGACATGCACTCGTCCCACTCGCGCTCGGGTCTGGAGTCCGCCACGATTCCCGCGCCCGCCTGCACCCAGGCCCGGCCGCTGCGCGCCAGCAGGGTGCGGATGGCGATGCAGGAATCCAGGTTGCCGGCGAAGTCGGCGTAGAGCACCGCGCCTCCGTAAAGTCCACGCCGCATCGGCTCCAGCTCCTCGATGAGCTGCATGGAGCGCACTTTGGGCGCGCCCGTCAGCGTGCCGGCGGGGAAGCAGGCGGCGAAAGCGTCGAGCGCGTCCAGGCCGGGGCGCAAGCCCGCCTCCAGCGCCGACACCAGATGCATGACGTGCGAATAGCGCTCCACAAACATCAGGTCGCGCACCCGCACCGAGCCGTATTCCGCCACCCGCCCCAGGTCATTGCGGCCCAGGTCCACCAGCATGACGTGTTCGGCGCGTTCCTTTTCGTCGGCGCGCAGTTCCGCTTCCAGGCGGAGGTCGGCGGCATCGTCGGCGCCGCGCGGCCGCGTGCCCGCAATGGGCCGGTACTCCAGCCGCCGCCCCGCAACCTTCACCAGCATCTCCGGCGAAGAACCCAGCACTTCCGTCTCACCCATGCGCAGGTAATACAGGTAGGGCGAAGGGTTCACGGCGCGCAGCGCGCGGTAGATGGCGAACGGCCCGACGCCGGGTCGGAAGTCAAGGCGCAGGGAGAGCACCGTCTGGTACACGTCGCCGCGCGCGATGTGCCGCTTGATGCTTCGCACGCCTTCCAGGTACCTGCGGCGCGTCATGCTGCTGCGAACCCGCACTGGCCGAAGCCGCGCCGGAGCTTCGAGAGCGCGCAGATCGGCGGGACGCACGCCGCCCGCCAAGCGCCTCTCGATGCGGGAAATATCGGCCAGGGCTCGCTCGTAGGAGCGCCGCAACGCCGCCGCGGACTTGTCGCGCACGTCGGCCGCGGCCAGGATGTGAATCTGGCGGCGCACGTGGTCGAAGGCCAGGATCCGGTCGAAGAACATCAGCGTGCCGTCGGGCAGATGCAGGTCGTCGGTGGCTTTCTCCGGCAGGCGCTCCAGCCGGCGCACGAAGTCGTAGGCCACAAAGCCCACCGCTCCAGCGGTGAACGGCGGCAGTCCCGGCACCCGTGCCACCCGATGCTCCCGCAGCAATTCCTTCGCCGTCTCCAGGATGTTGCCGGCGCGGTGCTCCCGCCGGCGCCCGCGAAGCATCACCGAATGCGCGCCGCTGCCCTCCAGAACCAGGTACGGACGGGCGCCCAGGAAGGTGTAGCGCCCGATGCGCTCGCCGCCCTCCACCGACTCCAGCAGGAACGCATGGGGTTCATTCGCGGCCACGGCCAGGAACGCCGAGACCGGCGTCAGCAGGTCGGCGCTCACCGCCCGCGCCACCGGCACCAGCGTGGCCCGCCGGCTCAGGCGCACGAACTCGCGATAGTCGGGAACCACCATGGCCAGGGAGTCTTCGATTATAGGGGCGTGTTCCAGATGCCTGGCGCGCTGGATGGTTACGGTGTCACGTCCCAATCGTCCAATTCGCGCCGTTCGTGTCGCCGGAGCCTGCCCTGAGCCCGTCGAAGGGTGCCCTTTGGGTTTGCCTTTGCTTCTCACCCGAACCCGCCGAGGCACTCTGAAGACGGAACGTTCCTGCTGCGGCGCGAAACTGGCTTGACGTATACTCGGAAACGATTCACGCCCGGCGCGGGCGTGCGTGGCGATTCCCGCCTTTTGGGGAGCGGGTCTGGTGGCGATGCAGATCAAATTCTGGGGAGTGCGCGGCTCCACCCCGACGCCGCAGGCGGAAAACCTCCGCTACGGCGGCAATACCTCCTGCGTCGAGATGCGCATCAACGGCCATCTCTACGTCTTCGACTGCGGCACCGGCTTCCGTATCTTGGGCAAGCAGCTCATGTCCGAGTTCGCTCCCAACCCCGTGCACGCCCACGTTTTCATCTCCCACTTTCACTGGGACCACATCCAGGGCATCCCGTTTTTCTGGCCGCTCTACAGCAGCAAGGACAACTACTTTTTCTTCCACTCGTCCTCCAAGTCGCGCGGCCTGCAGCGCGCCATCGAAGAGCAGATGGCCGACCCCTACTTCCCGGTGAACATGAGCGAGATGGCCGCCCACCGCCACTTCTACGACCTGGAGGAAGACAAGATCGCCTTCGACGACTGCGTCGTGCAGTCGCGCTGGCTCAATCATCCCCAGGGCTGCCTGGGCTTCCGCGTCGAGACCGAAGACAAGATCGTGGTCTACGCCACCGACAACGAGCCCGGCCACCCGGTGTTCGACAAGAACGTGCGCCAGCTCGCCGAGGGCGCCGACGTCCTCATCTACGACGCCCAATATCTCCCCGAAGAGTACGAAGCCTCCAAGCGCGGCTGGGGACACAGCACCTGGCGCGAAGGCATCAACATCATCATGGAAAGCGGCGCCAAGGAGCTGGTGCTCTTCCACCACGACCCCGACCACTCCGACGTCTGCATCGACTCCATCGTCGAAAAAGCCCGCAGCTACTACCCCAAAGTCCGCGCCGCCGCCGAAGGCATGGTGATGAGCCTGTAAGGTTTTCTCACCTTTCAGGTTTTCGCCGTTTGTTCTCCTTTTCTTTGCTCCTGTTCCGATTCCGGAACAAAAACAGACGCCGCTGCGGGGCCGCCTACCGCTTCTGCTAGGGTTCACCTCCTTCAGGTTCACGACAGGCAACCGATGGCAGGGAACCCGAGGAGGGGCAGTGTGAAGCGATCTATCTTGCAGGCGTCTGTTGTTCTGGCGTTGGCGGGATCTGCGATTGGCCAGGACTTAGGTTCCCCAACTGCAGAATCCACTACCCAGGTAACCCGTGACCCACAAGCGGTTGCGCTGCTGATGCAGTGCGCAGCCGTGATGGGCGCGGCGAACGTCCTCGATACCTACGCTGAGGGGTCTGTCACCCGCGCCGACGGCCGCGAGCCGCCCGGTGCCCTAATCGCTCGAAGCAAGGGCACCGACCGAATGCGTGTGGACTTTGCTGCGCAGGACTGCCAACAAACCTCCAGCGTCAGCCGAGGTGCCGGCTATGACGTCCGGGATGGCAAGCGGGAGCGCGCGCCGCTCCACTCCACGCGTTATCAGCGCCCGGAACACGTTCCCGCACTGGCCTGCGTCATTGATGTGGCCCGGCCCAACATCCGCATCTTCTACGAGGGCGTTGAACAGGACCGCACAGGCACTTTCTATCACGTCAAGTTCGTGGCTGTTCCGCGTAGTGAGAAAACACGATGGGTCGATGAAGTGACCTCAGAGTTTCACGTCTTCCTCGACGCCCAGACGCTGGTCGTTGCGAAAACCCGGACCTTCGTCTTTGCTCCCGATGCCATCGAGAACCGTTCCACCTGGGAGGTGCGGTACAGCGACTACCGGATGGTGAACGGGGTGCTCATGCCGTTCCG belongs to Terriglobales bacterium and includes:
- a CDS encoding four helix bundle protein, giving the protein MALHSYEDLIAWQKGVDLVTEVYRATKGFPKDEVYGLTAQLRRAAVSIPSNIAEGQGRLSTGEFKQFLGHARGSLYELNTQLRIAEKLEYLSREEQDALSSRSAEVGRILNGLMSSLDK
- the trpE gene encoding anthranilate synthase component I, with the protein product MGRDTVTIQRARHLEHAPIIEDSLAMVVPDYREFVRLSRRATLVPVARAVSADLLTPVSAFLAVAANEPHAFLLESVEGGERIGRYTFLGARPYLVLEGSGAHSVMLRGRRREHRAGNILETAKELLREHRVARVPGLPPFTAGAVGFVAYDFVRRLERLPEKATDDLHLPDGTLMFFDRILAFDHVRRQIHILAAADVRDKSAAALRRSYERALADISRIERRLAGGVRPADLRALEAPARLRPVRVRSSMTRRRYLEGVRSIKRHIARGDVYQTVLSLRLDFRPGVGPFAIYRALRAVNPSPYLYYLRMGETEVLGSSPEMLVKVAGRRLEYRPIAGTRPRGADDAADLRLEAELRADEKERAEHVMLVDLGRNDLGRVAEYGSVRVRDLMFVERYSHVMHLVSALEAGLRPGLDALDAFAACFPAGTLTGAPKVRSMQLIEELEPMRRGLYGGAVLYADFAGNLDSCIAIRTLLARSGRAWVQAGAGIVADSRPEREWDECMSKAQALMRAAEMARGAR
- a CDS encoding MBL fold metallo-hydrolase — protein: MQIKFWGVRGSTPTPQAENLRYGGNTSCVEMRINGHLYVFDCGTGFRILGKQLMSEFAPNPVHAHVFISHFHWDHIQGIPFFWPLYSSKDNYFFFHSSSKSRGLQRAIEEQMADPYFPVNMSEMAAHRHFYDLEEDKIAFDDCVVQSRWLNHPQGCLGFRVETEDKIVVYATDNEPGHPVFDKNVRQLAEGADVLIYDAQYLPEEYEASKRGWGHSTWREGINIIMESGAKELVLFHHDPDHSDVCIDSIVEKARSYYPKVRAAAEGMVMSL